The genomic region GATCAAACTTTGCCCCGGAATAACACAGCCGGAAACGGTTTCGTACAGCAGATCGCAGGGAATGCTGCTTGAAGCGTACAGTCCTATGGGGACGGGGCTGGTCCTTGAAAACGCGCAAATGAAAAAGATAGCGGACGAGCATAAAACGTCGGTGGCTCAAGTGTGCGTCAGATGGTGTTTGCAGCAGGGTTTCCTTCCGCTTCCGAAGTCGGTAAAAGCCGACCGAATTCGGCAAAACGCGGATGTTTTTTCGTTTGAATTGACGGAAAAGGAATGCAGTCTGATCGGGACACTCAAAGACACGGGTATCGTTCCCGTGCGCGACCCGGATACAACTCAGTTTTAATTTATGAATACAACGCTGCGCCGCAAAACGCCGCCCGAAAAGGCAGAACAGCCAAAACGGAATTGCTTTTCGAAGATACCTTGCGGGCGCAATACATAGTCGAAACCTATGCGCCGCACTGCGGCGCCGTATATTTAAAGAAAAAAGCCCTTTCAATTGTTACCGATGCTGCCGATTGTATAACAGGAGCGTGTTTGGAGGTTAAATGGGGTTCGGAGCGGAATCTTTGGAACCTATGATAAAGAAGCCCCTGGCCTGCTGATGTAAACAACACAAAAAAGTTTTAAATATATCGGATATATTGGAGAATTTTTATCTTTTTTTGTTTTAATTTTATACATAGCATGATATAGTATATTATAGAAGGGTATGTGTGTTATGGAGAATTCGAATAAGGTTACAGTGGATCGTTCTAAAATACGGATGGCGATAGAAACCGGCGTCCCTCTTTCAATAACAACATATACTTTGCCGCATGATGTTGAAGTATATATGACGGAAGTTTTGACCGTTTTTTTGACCGAATTGGGCCAAAAACAAATGATAGAATATTTAAGCTATTGTTTGAGCGAACTGATAACCAATGCGAAAAAAGCCAATACGAAACGCGTATATTTTCGGACAAAAAATCTGGATATAAATAATATCGGCGACTACGAAAAAGGAATGGCGACTTTTAAAGAAGATACGATGAAAAACATCAATTATTATCTTGAGTTGCAAAAAAAAGCCGGGCTTTATGTGAAATTCAGACTTCAAATGCGAAAAGACAAAATAAGAATAGAAGTCCGTAACAATGCCGAAATGACCGTTTTTGAATACAAGCGCGTCCATGACAAGCTTTCCCGCGCACAGCAGTACACTTCCATAAACGAGGCGATTTCGCAAATACTTGACAGCTCAGAAGGAGCGGGGCTGGGGCTCATAATTATGATCCTCATGCTTTCAAAGATCGGGCTTACCGAAGAAAATTTCCAAACTCTTTGCCAAGACGGTGAAACGATAACGAGAATAACGCTTCCTCTTAATAAAGAAACACAGGACAGCCTCACTAAACTTTCCGCCGAATTCGTAAAATCCATAAACGAAATTCCGCAATTTCCTGAACATATCACTAAGATAAACCGCCTCTTAAACGATCCGGATTCAAAGATGTCGGATATTGCTGCGGCCATAAGCGGCGACGTTTCTTTGACAACTGAATTGCTGCACTTGGTAAATTCTGCGGCCTTTGCGCTTGCGACTCCCTGCCATAATGTTGCGGACGCGGTAAAACTTATCGGAATACGCGGAATAAAAAACCTCTTGTTTTCAATCGGTTCAATGGAAACGCTTTCGCCGGGAAATGATAAGGTCAAAAGAAAAATTTGGGAAAACGCCAAAAAGGTCGCCTTTTTTTCATACAATATGGCGCGAAATTATTGTTCTTCGGAAAGACAACTCATAGACGATTCTTACATATGCGGGTTGCTGCATGACATAGGAAA from Treponema parvum harbors:
- a CDS encoding HDOD domain-containing protein, with the protein product MENSNKVTVDRSKIRMAIETGVPLSITTYTLPHDVEVYMTEVLTVFLTELGQKQMIEYLSYCLSELITNAKKANTKRVYFRTKNLDINNIGDYEKGMATFKEDTMKNINYYLELQKKAGLYVKFRLQMRKDKIRIEVRNNAEMTVFEYKRVHDKLSRAQQYTSINEAISQILDSSEGAGLGLIIMILMLSKIGLTEENFQTLCQDGETITRITLPLNKETQDSLTKLSAEFVKSINEIPQFPEHITKINRLLNDPDSKMSDIAAAISGDVSLTTELLHLVNSAAFALATPCHNVADAVKLIGIRGIKNLLFSIGSMETLSPGNDKVKRKIWENAKKVAFFSYNMARNYCSSERQLIDDSYICGLLHDIGKLLFQTAHPNLINDLRTKFSEKDIPVPVFELMIAGVNHGEIGAMITERWNFPEVITNVIRYHHDPDQAPEAYRKLTSLISLASLMVDYYDGNIDFYQIDESLLVMFHIESQEQFDRIVKKLGQALEKEND